Proteins from one Geomonas agri genomic window:
- a CDS encoding inorganic phosphate transporter, translated as MPEVTLVLLVAVIGAALLFDYINGFHDTANAIATCVSTRALTVRTAIFMAAGLNFLGAMISTKVAATIGKGIVDANNITQMVVLAGILGAIIWNLITWYYGLPSSSSHAIIGGLVGSVVAHAGSGALHWAGLKKIITVLIVSPIVGAFFGFMFMVGMMWAFRNRAPYNLNKSFRKLQILSAAVMAFSHGTADAQKSMGVITMALVSYGSLATFEVPNWVKMSCAIAMGLGTAAGGWRIIKTVGHDFVKLQPVHGFCVETASAGVILGASAMGLPTSTTHVITSSILGVGLTKRISAVNWGVAYRIVTAWVITIPASGFVGFVSYIVLSPFLGK; from the coding sequence ATGCCTGAGGTCACACTGGTCCTGCTGGTGGCCGTCATCGGCGCGGCCCTGTTGTTCGACTACATCAACGGCTTCCACGATACCGCGAACGCCATTGCCACCTGTGTCTCCACCCGCGCGCTCACCGTCAGGACGGCGATCTTCATGGCAGCCGGCCTGAACTTCCTAGGTGCGATGATCTCGACCAAGGTTGCGGCGACCATCGGCAAGGGGATCGTCGATGCCAACAACATCACGCAGATGGTGGTGCTGGCCGGTATCCTGGGCGCCATCATCTGGAACCTGATCACCTGGTACTACGGTCTTCCCTCCTCCTCCTCGCACGCCATCATCGGCGGCCTGGTAGGATCGGTGGTGGCCCATGCCGGCAGCGGCGCGCTGCACTGGGCCGGCCTCAAGAAGATCATCACGGTGCTGATCGTATCCCCGATCGTTGGCGCCTTCTTCGGCTTCATGTTCATGGTCGGTATGATGTGGGCCTTCAGGAACAGAGCACCCTACAACCTGAACAAGTCGTTCCGCAAGCTGCAGATCCTCTCCGCTGCGGTCATGGCCTTCTCCCACGGCACCGCCGACGCCCAGAAGTCGATGGGTGTCATCACCATGGCGCTGGTCAGCTACGGCTCCCTCGCCACCTTCGAGGTGCCTAACTGGGTCAAGATGTCGTGTGCTATCGCCATGGGCCTTGGCACCGCAGCGGGCGGGTGGAGGATCATCAAGACCGTCGGCCACGACTTCGTGAAACTGCAACCGGTGCACGGCTTCTGCGTGGAAACCGCTTCGGCGGGCGTCATCCTGGGGGCTTCGGCCATGGGCCTTCCCACCAGTACCACCCACGTGATCACCTCGTCCATCCTGGGGGTCGGCCTGACCAAAAGGATCTCCGCGGTGAACTGGGGCGTCGCCTACCGCATCGTCACGGCATGGGTGATCACCATCCCGGCTTCTGGCTTTGTCGGGTTTGTCAGTTACATCGTGTTGTCGCCATTCCTGGGTAAGTAA
- a CDS encoding DUF47 domain-containing protein, producing the protein MFGLMPKDEKFFAMFREMSHNIIEGAQLLKDMLDNFDDPVASQRKIKDVEHKGDTITHDIIKKLNKSFITPFDREDIYALSAALDDILDLIDASAQRFVMYNVQKPTPESKELAFLILKSCQTIDKTVAVLGGKLEPISAYCIEVNALENEADRVCREAISRLFAEEKDPIQLIKWKEIYETLETATDKCEDAANILESVVVKNA; encoded by the coding sequence ATGTTTGGGTTGATGCCAAAAGATGAAAAGTTTTTCGCCATGTTCAGGGAAATGTCCCACAACATTATCGAAGGAGCCCAGCTCCTGAAGGACATGCTGGACAACTTTGACGACCCTGTGGCCAGCCAGCGCAAGATAAAGGACGTCGAGCACAAGGGCGACACCATCACCCACGATATCATCAAGAAGCTGAACAAGAGCTTCATCACCCCGTTCGATCGTGAGGACATCTACGCACTCTCCGCCGCTCTGGACGACATCCTCGACCTGATCGACGCCTCCGCACAGCGCTTCGTCATGTACAACGTGCAGAAGCCCACGCCGGAGTCCAAGGAACTCGCCTTCCTGATCCTGAAGTCCTGCCAGACCATCGACAAGACCGTCGCCGTCCTGGGGGGCAAGCTCGAGCCGATCAGCGCCTACTGCATCGAGGTGAACGCCCTGGAGAACGAGGCGGACCGCGTCTGCCGCGAGGCGATCAGCCGTCTCTTCGCAGAGGAGAAGGACCCGATCCAGCTCATCAAGTGGAAAGAGATTTACGAGACGCTGGAGACCGCAACCGACAAGTGCGAGGATGCCGCGAACATCCTGGAAAGCGTGGTGGTAAAAAATGCCTGA
- the radC gene encoding RadC family protein produces MSGGIKCWPETERPREKLMQRGPSALSEAELLAIILGSGNSASGRSALDLGRELMLQFKSLRGLADASWREIQQVKGIGPAKAISILAALDLSRRIREKERRPIESFDRFTSAAQVFEHLNHEYRDRHTELFMALLLDGKNRIISRALISEGSLNQSIVHPREVFNAAVRQSAAAMILLHNHPSGDPAPSPEDLAVTRRLCDAGQIMGIRVLDHIIIGENEFYSFADHGQL; encoded by the coding sequence ATGAGCGGCGGAATAAAATGCTGGCCCGAAACGGAACGTCCCCGCGAGAAGCTGATGCAACGTGGCCCGTCGGCGCTTTCTGAGGCGGAACTGCTGGCCATCATCCTCGGCAGCGGCAACAGCGCCAGCGGCCGGAGCGCCCTCGACCTGGGGCGCGAGTTGATGCTCCAGTTCAAGTCCCTGCGCGGGCTGGCCGACGCCTCCTGGCGCGAGATCCAGCAGGTGAAGGGAATCGGGCCCGCCAAGGCCATCAGCATACTGGCAGCGCTCGACCTGTCCCGGCGCATCCGTGAGAAGGAGCGGCGCCCCATCGAGTCCTTCGACCGTTTCACATCAGCTGCGCAGGTCTTCGAGCACCTGAACCACGAATACCGGGACCGGCACACCGAGCTGTTCATGGCACTGCTTCTGGACGGCAAGAACCGCATCATCAGCCGCGCCCTCATCTCGGAAGGATCGTTGAACCAGAGCATCGTGCACCCGCGCGAGGTGTTCAACGCCGCCGTGCGCCAGTCTGCGGCGGCGATGATTCTTTTGCACAACCACCCCAGCGGCGACCCCGCGCCGAGCCCCGAGGACCTGGCAGTAACGCGCCGGCTCTGCGACGCCGGTCAGATCATGGGGATCAGGGTGCTGGACCACATTATCATCGGCGAGAACGAGTTCTACAGCTTCGCCGATCACGGCCAACTCTAG
- a CDS encoding DUF1318 domain-containing protein — protein MKTKLIKLLLALACFSLAACAVITVNVYFPEKAAKEAYKSLDDMLLKSGEKPGAPATPPGLPPAAPQDKPQSRLFDSLPQFPLVSEAYAADTDADADALAVEMSSMPEVLKAYDDMSKRLPRLNALFSSGAVGLSKQALVVVPPSAKGKLAPQDEALVAAENQSRKTVVMSMAKAILKLQKQKESKEALNQVMGKAAATYAETKREAAQPGWWVQLQNERWVQK, from the coding sequence ATGAAAACGAAATTGATCAAGTTGCTGCTGGCCCTTGCCTGTTTCTCCCTTGCCGCCTGCGCGGTGATCACGGTCAACGTCTACTTCCCCGAGAAGGCCGCCAAGGAGGCGTACAAGTCGCTGGACGACATGCTCCTGAAGAGTGGCGAAAAACCAGGCGCCCCTGCTACTCCCCCGGGCCTGCCGCCTGCTGCGCCCCAGGACAAACCACAGAGTCGGCTTTTTGACAGCCTGCCGCAATTTCCCCTGGTGAGTGAGGCCTATGCCGCGGATACAGACGCCGACGCGGACGCCTTGGCCGTCGAGATGTCCAGCATGCCGGAGGTCCTGAAGGCCTACGACGACATGAGCAAGCGGCTCCCCAGACTGAATGCGCTCTTCTCTAGCGGCGCGGTTGGGTTGTCGAAGCAGGCACTGGTGGTGGTCCCCCCATCAGCCAAGGGGAAACTCGCCCCCCAGGATGAGGCGCTGGTTGCTGCGGAGAACCAGAGCCGCAAGACGGTGGTAATGAGCATGGCGAAGGCCATTCTAAAGCTGCAGAAGCAAAAAGAGAGCAAAGAGGCGCTGAACCAGGTCATGGGTAAAGCGGCGGCCACCTATGCCGAGACCAAGCGGGAAGCGGCGCAGCCGGGGTGGTGGGTGCAACTGCAGAACGAACGCTGGGTGCAGAAGTAG
- a CDS encoding DUF748 domain-containing protein, translated as MREVGDRNLIPEGPVRILAYVGAGLLGVCLFAFILLEIYLATPLPARQISHLVTSTLNQQFIVQRVSFSDGTIVLRGVRLMNPKGFAGPDLVAADTVEVKPQWLGFLRGERRFDLIAVDGGSVNLLKNGTGAWNFSELQRRLAARKPAKPTPETVISKLLVRNGALTVQGEGVRGLDVKLYNLTSGGSRNAQVELAFEDAGHNRYQLQGTARPGEQAAVDLTLSAPILSLRKVAGLMKLKNPQPLEKAGGSLTVNAVLANGELRSSGTFRFRDVLLPAARGSYPIAGTLQFNGTYTLAEDRADLNDATLAIEKVAQLHAEGSLTGVRKERRYALLFSVDQVDLALLNVLLNDEARRGLLLAGKLRCESLRLEGTGTGGVESAAGLLLLQEGSLSKGELLVTGLSGEAALSRKGNGVAAVGALAVVQGTGGAVIEALNLPFDLTLSPRLKPVRVQSSGFSVHAFGIPVVGDLSYDLQRLESLSATLRLVQAKLPSLNPFLKRYNLQASAGTASGTLALTGKGAQDLRLSGRIALADFVGKRGDEPMAVKDGAATVELRQQGGHRQALGEARMAGMTVGSQHGDARFGYRVEDDKVNLEGVQARLGTAGLVASRIAGRLPHPGTPAGRTPLQFELEGGALRQGDLELTGLSGRIQGNLVTAATEKWLEGSADVSSRAVSFKNKGGGGVVLRASFAKAGGRADLSGDLLGGKLSAEAAFRPFALESGVAFKAALDHASAAQVASFLPETATVRPTGGQVDLHAAGTYSGKRGLECRFDTKGRGLALAKSGKAALSGASLFLTGSYGAGTLSIGEGLFSPGKGVALRARGQVAAAFSPKRRGTISFALPGTPVDVLVDATVNLMPPALQEATVKGAVAATGTLDFRDGRQLLEGGIDLQGGSIESPPQKLAVTGINGRIPVSLDLSGKSAALPKESREFSRSNYPRVLGQLRDLPAAGDQLTAGKIVFGTLELGKLTLQLRASQGLMEISPVRTTLYDGVILGTGYLAVREKTTYRADLLVNGLSLKQLCRSIPSVQGYISGRVDGVISFRGMGGGVAGMTGFVDLWAREGGGEKMLVSKEFLQRLAKQKLSGFFLSRDRDYDQAEIKATLQEGDLTFNTLKIVNTNFFGVKDLNVNIAPTQNRIALDHLLESIKEAAVRGKPATGESPAGAAPAKPEPVPEFKWEE; from the coding sequence ATGAGAGAGGTTGGCGACAGAAACTTAATTCCGGAGGGACCGGTCAGGATCCTGGCATATGTCGGTGCAGGGCTCCTCGGCGTGTGCCTGTTCGCCTTCATCCTCCTGGAGATCTACCTCGCCACCCCGCTCCCCGCTCGCCAGATCTCTCACCTGGTAACCTCCACGCTCAACCAGCAATTCATCGTGCAGCGCGTCTCGTTTTCAGACGGCACCATTGTGTTGAGGGGGGTCCGGCTAATGAACCCGAAAGGCTTTGCCGGCCCCGACCTCGTAGCTGCCGACACCGTTGAGGTCAAGCCGCAGTGGCTCGGGTTTTTGCGGGGGGAGCGCCGGTTCGATCTTATCGCCGTCGACGGCGGTAGTGTCAACCTTCTTAAAAACGGCACCGGGGCCTGGAACTTCAGCGAACTGCAACGTAGGCTGGCCGCCAGGAAGCCGGCGAAGCCCACCCCCGAGACGGTGATCAGCAAGCTGCTGGTTCGTAACGGTGCGCTGACGGTGCAGGGGGAGGGGGTGCGAGGTCTCGATGTCAAGCTCTACAACCTCACCAGTGGAGGGTCGCGCAACGCACAGGTGGAGCTTGCCTTTGAGGATGCCGGGCATAACCGCTACCAGTTGCAAGGGACTGCTAGGCCGGGCGAGCAGGCTGCCGTTGACCTCACCCTGAGCGCGCCGATCCTGTCGTTGCGCAAGGTTGCCGGTTTAATGAAGTTGAAAAACCCGCAGCCGCTGGAAAAGGCGGGGGGCTCCCTGACGGTGAATGCTGTGCTGGCCAACGGGGAACTTCGCAGTTCAGGCACCTTCCGTTTCAGGGACGTGCTGCTGCCGGCTGCCCGCGGCAGTTATCCCATTGCCGGGACGTTGCAGTTCAACGGCACGTACACACTTGCCGAGGATCGTGCGGACCTCAATGACGCGACCCTGGCGATCGAGAAGGTTGCTCAACTCCATGCCGAGGGGAGCCTGACCGGGGTAAGAAAGGAGCGCCGCTACGCCCTGCTGTTCAGCGTGGACCAGGTCGACCTCGCCCTGCTCAACGTGCTGCTCAACGACGAGGCCCGGCGTGGCCTGCTGCTTGCCGGGAAGCTGCGCTGCGAATCTTTGCGGTTGGAGGGGACCGGCACCGGCGGTGTGGAAAGCGCAGCCGGCCTCCTGCTGCTCCAGGAGGGCTCACTCTCGAAGGGGGAGCTGCTGGTGACAGGACTTTCCGGAGAGGCAGCACTGTCGCGCAAGGGCAACGGTGTCGCCGCCGTCGGCGCTCTCGCGGTCGTCCAAGGGACGGGTGGTGCGGTCATCGAGGCACTCAATCTCCCCTTCGACCTCACGCTCTCTCCCCGGTTGAAGCCGGTGCGGGTCCAAAGCAGCGGCTTCAGCGTCCATGCATTTGGGATCCCGGTTGTCGGAGATCTCTCTTATGATCTGCAACGCCTGGAGTCGCTGTCGGCCACCCTGAGACTCGTGCAGGCGAAGCTTCCCTCACTGAACCCGTTCCTGAAACGCTACAACCTGCAGGCCAGCGCCGGCACTGCGTCAGGGACGCTAGCGCTGACCGGAAAGGGCGCGCAGGACCTGAGGCTCTCAGGCAGGATCGCCCTTGCCGACTTCGTGGGGAAACGCGGGGACGAACCGATGGCAGTAAAGGATGGGGCCGCTACCGTCGAACTGCGACAGCAGGGAGGACATCGGCAGGCGTTAGGCGAGGCGCGCATGGCCGGGATGACGGTTGGTTCCCAGCACGGCGATGCCCGTTTCGGCTACCGGGTAGAGGACGACAAGGTCAACCTGGAGGGGGTGCAGGCACGGCTGGGAACGGCAGGGCTGGTCGCCTCCCGCATCGCCGGCCGATTGCCGCATCCGGGAACCCCGGCAGGACGCACCCCGCTACAGTTTGAACTGGAGGGGGGTGCCTTGCGCCAGGGCGACCTGGAGTTGACGGGCCTATCGGGGCGGATTCAGGGGAACCTGGTCACGGCAGCTACGGAAAAATGGCTGGAGGGTTCTGCCGACGTTTCCTCCCGTGCCGTCAGCTTTAAGAATAAGGGGGGAGGGGGCGTGGTCCTCCGTGCCAGCTTTGCCAAGGCGGGTGGCCGCGCCGATTTGAGTGGCGACCTGCTGGGCGGAAAGCTCTCCGCAGAGGCTGCCTTCCGCCCCTTTGCTCTCGAGTCAGGCGTCGCATTCAAGGCTGCGCTGGATCATGCAAGCGCGGCCCAGGTGGCCTCTTTCCTGCCGGAGACCGCGACCGTCCGCCCCACCGGCGGGCAGGTGGACCTGCACGCCGCAGGAACCTACTCGGGGAAAAGGGGGCTGGAGTGCCGCTTCGATACCAAGGGGCGCGGTCTCGCCCTAGCCAAAAGCGGCAAGGCCGCACTTTCCGGGGCATCTCTCTTTCTGACGGGAAGCTACGGCGCGGGGACGCTCTCGATCGGTGAGGGGCTGTTCTCGCCTGGCAAAGGGGTTGCCCTCAGGGCGCGGGGCCAGGTGGCGGCCGCCTTCTCCCCCAAGCGTCGCGGTACCATCAGCTTTGCGCTCCCCGGGACCCCGGTCGATGTCTTGGTTGACGCGACCGTCAACCTGATGCCCCCGGCGCTCCAGGAAGCGACGGTGAAAGGGGCGGTTGCCGCGACCGGCACCCTCGACTTCCGGGACGGACGGCAATTACTGGAAGGCGGCATTGACCTGCAAGGGGGCAGTATCGAATCTCCTCCCCAGAAGCTGGCGGTCACCGGCATCAACGGCAGGATTCCGGTTTCGCTTGATCTCTCCGGCAAGAGCGCCGCGCTGCCCAAAGAGAGCAGGGAGTTCAGCAGGTCCAACTATCCGCGTGTGCTCGGCCAGTTGCGGGATCTCCCGGCGGCAGGTGACCAGCTGACGGCGGGGAAAATCGTTTTCGGCACCCTTGAGTTGGGCAAGCTCACCCTGCAACTGCGCGCCTCCCAGGGGCTCATGGAGATCTCCCCCGTGCGCACCACCCTCTACGACGGCGTCATCCTCGGGACGGGGTACCTGGCAGTGAGAGAAAAGACGACCTATCGGGCCGACCTCTTGGTGAACGGGCTCAGCCTGAAGCAGCTCTGCCGCAGCATCCCCAGCGTGCAGGGGTACATCTCGGGCCGTGTCGACGGAGTGATCAGTTTCCGGGGCATGGGAGGCGGCGTCGCGGGAATGACGGGGTTCGTCGACCTCTGGGCCCGTGAGGGGGGCGGGGAGAAGATGCTGGTCAGCAAGGAGTTCCTGCAGCGCTTGGCCAAGCAGAAGCTGAGCGGCTTCTTCCTGAGCCGGGACCGCGACTACGATCAGGCGGAGATCAAGGCGACCCTGCAGGAGGGGGACCTGACCTTCAACACGCTGAAGATCGTCAACACCAACTTTTTCGGGGTAAAGGACCTGAATGTGAACATCGCACCGACGCAGAACCGGATCGCCCTGGACCACCTGCTGGAATCGATCAAGGAGGCCGCGGTGCGTGGCAAACCCGCAACGGGCGAATCGCCCGCCGGGGCGGCACCGGCTAAACCGGAACCGGTGCCGGAGTTCAAGTGGGAAGAGTGA
- a CDS encoding glyceraldehyde-3-phosphate dehydrogenase: MKIEKQEAYLKEWQGHEELAERMLPIIGHLYRDNNIVTTVYGRSLVNSPTIEILKAHRFARLILDGELTVQETFPVLEALAKLDLAPARIDLGRLAVRYQAVQDKVSIDDFVASELASVNTGRTSLLDEPQDIVLYGFGRIGRLLARILVEKSGSGEKLRLRAAVVRKAGPDDLVKRASLLRRDSVHGPFNGIITIDEEENAIIANGNMIRIIYSDAPENVDYTQYGIHNAIVIDNTGKWRDREGLGRHLKAPGVSQVLLTAPGKGDIPNVVAGINNELIVPEETIFSAASCTTNAIVPVLKAVSDKFGIVSGHVETCHSYTNDQNLIDNYHKADRRGRSAPLNMVITETGAAKAVAKVLPELTGKLTGNAIRVPTPNVSLAILNLQLGAETDVVSLNSYLRAISLDSPLQNQIDFTNSPDVVSSDFVGSRHAGVVDSLATIVQGNRCVLYVWYDNEFGYSCQVVRMVQKMAGLELPALPA, encoded by the coding sequence ATGAAGATTGAGAAACAGGAAGCTTATTTGAAGGAATGGCAGGGCCATGAGGAACTTGCCGAGCGCATGCTCCCGATCATCGGCCATCTTTACCGCGACAACAACATCGTCACCACGGTGTACGGTCGCTCCCTGGTAAACAGCCCGACCATCGAGATCCTCAAGGCGCATCGTTTCGCTCGTCTGATCCTCGACGGCGAACTGACCGTCCAGGAGACGTTCCCGGTCCTGGAAGCCCTCGCCAAGCTGGACCTGGCGCCGGCGCGTATCGACCTCGGCAGGCTCGCGGTCCGCTACCAGGCCGTGCAGGACAAGGTCTCCATCGATGATTTCGTCGCCAGCGAGCTCGCCTCGGTTAACACCGGCCGCACCTCGCTGCTCGATGAGCCGCAGGACATCGTGCTCTACGGTTTCGGTCGCATCGGCCGCCTGCTCGCCCGCATCCTGGTCGAGAAGTCCGGCAGCGGCGAGAAGCTCCGCCTGCGCGCTGCCGTGGTGCGCAAGGCCGGTCCGGATGACCTGGTCAAGAGGGCGAGCCTCTTGCGCCGCGACTCCGTGCACGGTCCCTTCAACGGCATCATCACCATCGACGAGGAAGAGAACGCGATCATCGCCAACGGCAACATGATCCGCATCATCTACTCCGATGCCCCCGAAAACGTCGACTACACCCAGTACGGCATCCACAACGCCATCGTCATCGACAACACCGGTAAGTGGCGCGACCGCGAAGGCCTCGGCCGTCACCTGAAGGCGCCCGGCGTCTCCCAGGTGCTGCTCACCGCCCCGGGCAAAGGTGACATCCCCAACGTCGTCGCCGGCATCAACAACGAACTAATCGTGCCGGAAGAGACCATCTTCTCCGCCGCGAGCTGCACCACCAACGCCATCGTTCCGGTGCTGAAGGCGGTCAGCGACAAGTTCGGCATCGTCAGTGGCCACGTCGAGACCTGCCACTCCTACACCAACGACCAAAACCTGATCGACAACTACCACAAGGCCGACCGTCGCGGGCGGAGCGCCCCGCTGAACATGGTCATCACCGAGACCGGCGCCGCCAAGGCCGTCGCCAAGGTGCTCCCGGAACTGACCGGAAAGCTGACCGGCAACGCCATCCGCGTACCGACTCCGAACGTTTCGTTGGCGATCCTCAACCTGCAGCTTGGCGCCGAAACCGACGTGGTGTCGCTGAACAGCTATCTGCGCGCCATCTCCCTCGATTCGCCGCTGCAGAACCAGATCGACTTCACCAACTCTCCGGACGTCGTCTCCAGCGACTTCGTCGGCTCGCGGCATGCCGGCGTCGTTGACTCCCTGGCTACCATCGTGCAGGGCAACCGCTGCGTGCTCTACGTCTGGTACGACAACGAGTTCGGCTACAGCTGCCAGGTCGTGCGCATGGTCCAGAAGATGGCGGGCCTGGAACTGCCGGCGCTTCCGGCCTAG
- a CDS encoding DMT family protein encodes MRTIVLLILSNVFMTFAWYAHLKDLRSAPVYVAILASWGIALFEYMLQVPANRAGFGTFSLGQLKIMQEVITLSVFVPFAVFYMGQPLKLDYLWAGMCMAGAVFFIFRG; translated from the coding sequence ATGAGAACCATCGTACTGTTGATCCTTTCCAACGTCTTCATGACCTTTGCCTGGTATGCCCACCTCAAGGACCTGCGCAGCGCGCCGGTCTACGTTGCTATCCTGGCGAGCTGGGGCATCGCCCTTTTCGAGTACATGCTCCAGGTTCCGGCGAACCGCGCCGGCTTTGGAACCTTTAGCCTGGGACAATTAAAGATCATGCAGGAAGTGATCACCTTGTCGGTCTTCGTCCCCTTCGCTGTCTTCTACATGGGGCAGCCGCTCAAGCTGGACTACCTCTGGGCGGGGATGTGCATGGCTGGGGCCGTCTTCTTCATCTTTCGCGGGTAA
- a CDS encoding DUF2127 domain-containing protein, with protein sequence MPPKARSAKGRGLRVVAVFEALKGVVVLLAGCGALTLVHKNVHDIAVRLVLVLHMNPARHYPSIFIDAANRVTDVQLWMLAASALAFAAARLVEAYGLWHEKRWAEWFGFLSGAIYLPVEVFEIFRKPDWARTAVFLVNVGVVGYLASALKRSRKSRR encoded by the coding sequence ATGCCGCCGAAGGCAAGAAGTGCAAAAGGGCGCGGGCTGCGCGTAGTGGCGGTCTTTGAGGCCCTGAAGGGCGTGGTGGTACTGCTGGCAGGGTGCGGCGCGCTGACACTGGTGCACAAGAACGTGCACGACATCGCGGTGCGACTGGTGCTTGTCCTGCATATGAACCCGGCGCGCCACTACCCCAGCATCTTTATCGACGCCGCCAATCGCGTTACCGATGTACAACTCTGGATGCTGGCGGCTTCCGCACTGGCCTTCGCGGCGGCCCGACTGGTGGAAGCCTATGGGCTGTGGCATGAGAAAAGATGGGCGGAGTGGTTCGGCTTTCTCTCCGGCGCGATCTACCTCCCCGTCGAGGTCTTCGAGATTTTTCGTAAACCGGACTGGGCACGCACCGCGGTCTTCCTGGTGAACGTCGGCGTGGTTGGCTACCTCGCCTCGGCCCTGAAGCGCTCCAGGAAGTCCCGCCGCTAG
- a CDS encoding sugar phosphate isomerase/epimerase family protein, whose protein sequence is MSKRVFAHVPYSQINEHFPYILERKLNPEIYLSADALDAATPAQLAETARTLDGEGLSCTIHAPFMDLNPGSLERMLRDATMHRFGQVLDAAAILRPEVMVFHPGFDRWRYGEAQGQWLDLSVAAWREVLRRTKGIGTVVAVENIFEEEPSTLKALFEAVQDPAFGHCFDVGHWNLFKRVGMEEWFEALGGWVREVHIHDNRGTKDDHAPPGEGAIDFALFFKLMEQYAPDAAYTIESHSRPHLESSLQVLGPYLD, encoded by the coding sequence ATGAGTAAAAGAGTCTTCGCCCACGTCCCTTACAGCCAGATCAATGAGCATTTCCCCTACATCCTGGAACGCAAGCTGAACCCGGAGATCTACCTTTCCGCCGACGCGCTCGACGCCGCCACCCCGGCACAACTCGCGGAAACCGCGCGGACACTCGATGGGGAGGGCCTTTCCTGCACCATCCATGCACCGTTCATGGACCTGAACCCCGGCTCGCTGGAGCGGATGCTGCGCGATGCGACCATGCACCGCTTCGGGCAGGTGCTGGACGCCGCGGCGATACTGCGCCCGGAGGTCATGGTATTCCACCCCGGTTTCGATCGCTGGCGTTACGGTGAAGCACAGGGGCAGTGGCTCGATTTGAGTGTTGCGGCCTGGCGGGAGGTGCTGCGGCGGACCAAGGGGATCGGCACGGTGGTAGCGGTGGAGAACATCTTCGAGGAGGAGCCGTCCACCCTGAAGGCGCTGTTCGAGGCGGTTCAGGATCCGGCATTCGGGCATTGCTTCGACGTGGGACATTGGAATCTGTTCAAGCGGGTGGGGATGGAGGAGTGGTTCGAGGCGCTGGGGGGATGGGTCCGGGAGGTGCATATCCATGACAACAGGGGCACCAAGGATGATCATGCGCCTCCGGGAGAAGGTGCCATCGACTTCGCGCTGTTCTTCAAGCTGATGGAGCAGTACGCGCCGGACGCCGCTTACACCATTGAGTCGCACAGCAGACCGCACCTGGAGAGCTCGCTGCAGGTGCTCGGCCCTTACCTGGACTAG
- a CDS encoding potassium channel family protein: protein MDPVRHFKISICVLLLLLTVGTCGYMSLEGWSLLDALYMTVITLGTVGFREVHDLSHIGKVFTMMLIFFGVGVIGYIVGSLAQIMFEGQFQRIIGRKKVEKAIAALDGHYIICGFGRIGSLICKEFSAKPLPFVVVEKDIEMISQMEQDGHGYLFLPGDATIDDVLLRAGIKKAKGLISVVTSDTENVYITLTARGLNPDLFILARAGEEGSEIKLKRAGANKVVSPYLIGGSRMAQAILRPTVVDFIEIATGREHMELQMEEILIPPHSGFIGETLASSGFRKETGVIIVGVKKQTGKMVFNPESHTKIEAHDTLIVLGEPAAIQKLDQLVRCDSCAEELIKKHRKKDE, encoded by the coding sequence ATGGACCCGGTACGCCATTTCAAGATCTCAATTTGTGTGCTGCTGCTACTGCTCACCGTCGGTACCTGCGGCTATATGTCGCTGGAGGGGTGGAGCCTGCTCGACGCCCTGTACATGACGGTGATCACCCTGGGCACCGTTGGTTTCCGCGAGGTCCACGACCTGAGCCACATCGGCAAGGTCTTCACCATGATGCTGATCTTCTTCGGGGTCGGCGTTATCGGTTACATCGTCGGCAGCCTGGCCCAGATCATGTTCGAGGGGCAGTTCCAGCGCATCATCGGGAGGAAAAAGGTGGAAAAGGCGATTGCCGCCCTGGACGGGCACTACATCATCTGCGGTTTCGGACGCATCGGCTCACTGATCTGCAAGGAGTTTTCTGCCAAGCCGCTGCCATTCGTGGTGGTGGAGAAGGATATCGAGATGATCTCGCAGATGGAGCAGGACGGCCACGGCTACCTGTTCCTGCCGGGTGATGCCACCATCGACGACGTGCTGCTGAGGGCCGGCATCAAGAAGGCCAAGGGGCTGATCTCGGTGGTCACCTCCGACACTGAGAACGTCTACATCACCCTGACGGCGCGGGGACTCAACCCCGACCTTTTCATCCTGGCGCGTGCCGGTGAAGAGGGGAGCGAGATCAAACTGAAGCGGGCCGGCGCCAATAAGGTGGTATCTCCGTATCTGATCGGCGGCTCCAGGATGGCGCAGGCTATCCTGCGCCCCACCGTGGTCGACTTCATCGAGATCGCCACCGGTCGTGAGCACATGGAACTGCAGATGGAGGAGATCCTGATCCCGCCGCATTCCGGTTTCATCGGCGAGACGCTGGCCAGTTCCGGCTTCCGCAAGGAGACCGGCGTCATCATCGTCGGAGTCAAGAAGCAGACCGGGAAGATGGTCTTCAACCCCGAATCCCACACCAAGATCGAGGCGCACGACACGCTGATCGTGCTCGGAGAACCGGCGGCGATCCAGAAGCTGGACCAGTTGGTCCGCTGCGACAGCTGCGCCGAGGAACTGATCAAAAAGCACAGGAAAAAAGATGAGTAA